One segment of Synechococcus sp. A15-24 DNA contains the following:
- a CDS encoding AGE family epimerase/isomerase gives MTSKNQLNFPFSDLVAGYIRSVSYPEIFDCKGMVEVETSDGRMYTVKITDACYAELVRNLGEPFQVAPDIKQILVEDRFVHVYGLFYPEADSLKFEAKHMLLFGRGKEDLRFEDQNWWIHQIQQLLNFYLEAQFKVVEGEAIDFKKFRTDLSAEGKKQDGVQNLDTISRLVYGFATAYMITGDERALEAATNGTEYMQRHFRHQNKSEGICYWYSQIDIQDDGSVRKYMGSTAGGDEGGNAIPCYEQIYALAGPTQTWRLTGGESIRHDIDDTIAFLNRYYKDHGPYGGYYSHVDPVTFDAKAESLGVNKAKKNWNSVGDHAPAYLINLYLATGEESYAKFLEDTFDTICDHFPDYGYSPFMNEKFFEDWTHDLKWGIHQARCVVGHNLKVAWNLTRMHSLNPKESYKTFAHQIADAIPPAGCDNQRGGWYDMMERTLKDGEEHYRRVWHDRKAWWQQEQGILAYYIMAGVYNDKPEYLRFAREGTAFYNGWFLDYESGGIYFNVLANGQPYSLGSERGKGSHSMAGYHSFELCFLAAIYSNLLVTKQPMDFFFRPDPQGWPDNKLRVAPDLLPAGSVELAEVWIDDKSFYDFDKSAMIVNLPDSDKPLRVRVRIEPAGLGFSADLMSYENGIGRFALDGDLTKCKLPLFKKELEKLSGLAGVVLDMTNLKTIDDTGWNYLLFTKQQRGASFSLQLTGLNSEINQLLKDAELDEEFQVI, from the coding sequence ATGACATCCAAAAATCAACTGAACTTTCCCTTCTCAGATCTCGTCGCTGGTTACATTCGCAGCGTCTCCTATCCAGAGATCTTTGACTGCAAGGGGATGGTCGAAGTGGAAACATCCGATGGGAGGATGTATACAGTAAAAATAACCGACGCATGTTATGCAGAACTAGTACGTAACTTGGGAGAACCCTTTCAAGTTGCTCCTGACATTAAACAGATCCTCGTCGAGGATCGCTTTGTGCACGTCTATGGCCTTTTCTACCCCGAAGCAGACAGTCTCAAGTTTGAGGCGAAGCACATGTTGCTCTTCGGACGTGGCAAAGAAGATCTGCGCTTTGAAGATCAAAACTGGTGGATTCATCAAATCCAACAACTACTGAACTTCTACCTGGAAGCACAGTTCAAGGTGGTTGAAGGTGAAGCGATTGACTTCAAAAAATTCCGCACCGACCTGAGTGCTGAAGGTAAGAAACAGGATGGTGTTCAGAATCTCGATACGATCTCACGTTTGGTGTACGGCTTTGCAACGGCCTACATGATCACGGGCGATGAACGTGCTCTGGAAGCTGCCACAAACGGCACTGAGTACATGCAGCGTCACTTCCGCCATCAAAACAAAAGTGAAGGGATCTGCTACTGGTACAGCCAGATCGACATCCAGGACGATGGCAGCGTTCGCAAGTACATGGGATCGACAGCCGGTGGTGATGAAGGCGGCAATGCAATCCCTTGTTATGAGCAGATCTATGCACTGGCCGGGCCAACACAGACATGGCGACTGACGGGTGGAGAGTCCATCCGCCACGACATCGATGACACCATTGCATTCCTGAATCGGTACTACAAAGATCACGGTCCCTACGGCGGCTATTACTCCCACGTTGACCCTGTCACCTTCGACGCCAAGGCCGAGTCACTGGGTGTGAACAAAGCCAAGAAGAACTGGAACTCCGTTGGAGACCATGCTCCGGCATACCTGATCAACCTGTACCTCGCTACGGGAGAAGAAAGCTACGCAAAATTCCTGGAAGATACGTTCGACACGATCTGCGATCATTTCCCCGATTACGGCTACAGCCCCTTCATGAACGAGAAGTTCTTTGAAGACTGGACGCACGATCTGAAATGGGGAATTCACCAAGCACGCTGCGTTGTTGGCCACAACCTGAAAGTGGCGTGGAACCTCACGCGCATGCACAGCCTTAATCCCAAGGAGAGCTACAAAACTTTTGCGCACCAGATCGCTGATGCCATTCCTCCGGCCGGTTGCGACAACCAGCGGGGCGGCTGGTACGACATGATGGAGCGGACCTTGAAAGACGGGGAAGAGCACTACCGCCGTGTGTGGCACGACCGAAAAGCGTGGTGGCAACAGGAACAGGGCATCCTGGCCTACTACATCATGGCTGGCGTCTACAACGACAAGCCCGAATATCTGCGCTTTGCCCGAGAAGGAACAGCTTTCTACAATGGCTGGTTCCTCGACTACGAGTCTGGCGGCATCTACTTCAACGTTCTAGCCAATGGACAGCCCTATTCCCTTGGTTCTGAACGTGGAAAGGGCAGCCACTCCATGGCTGGTTACCACTCGTTCGAGCTCTGCTTCTTGGCGGCGATCTACTCGAACCTGCTAGTCACAAAACAGCCAATGGATTTCTTCTTCCGTCCTGATCCACAGGGTTGGCCTGATAACAAACTGAGGGTTGCACCTGATCTGCTCCCAGCTGGCAGCGTTGAACTGGCTGAAGTCTGGATCGATGACAAATCTTTCTACGACTTCGACAAGTCAGCCATGATCGTGAATCTTCCTGATTCCGACAAACCACTTCGCGTGCGAGTTCGGATTGAACCTGCAGGTCTTGGATTCAGTGCAGATCTGATGAGTTACGAAAACGGTATCGGCCGCTTCGCGCTTGATGGTGATCTCACAAAATGCAAACTGCCGCTGTTCAAGAAAGAGCTGGAGAAACTAAGCGGTTTGGCAGGTGTCGTTCTTGACATGACCAACCTTAAGACAATTGATGATACTGGATGGAACTATCTGTTGTTCACCAAACAACAACGCGGTGCCTCATTCAGCCTTCAATTAACAGGTCTCAACAGTGAAATCAACCAATTACTGAAAGATGCTGAATTGGACGAAGAGTTCCAAGTAATTTGA